From the Bacteroidia bacterium genome, one window contains:
- a CDS encoding ATP-binding protein: protein MTPHSISSHFTTALALLKDILQRRIAAHVHGTGFGLDEFDDDARWSAVDTCIGVADSLAMEEKIILLLALAPQLQPGFYERVIAEVLPEGGEFPEFGGVKGQQHRAMLPTGETALFVLAGLDIAGRLRAQRLFSDDAALAKHALLQLEYVKEGEPAMSGRLQPDEDWLEKVLIGSDASPVYSGEFPARRIGTKMEWSDLVLHPQTMEQVEDIRLWTEHGAKLLRDAVLAKKVKPGYRVLFYGPAGTGKTLTATLLGKEYQLPVYRIDLSQVVSKYIGETEKHIEWVFSRAARKNWILFFDEADALFGKRTTVQSAHDKYANQEVAYLLQRIEEYDGLLILASNFKNNIDEAFLRRFHSIIHFPMPGASERLRIWTGSIPELLTPEESIDWSALASQHEISGAGIVNVMQYAALRAFARDDSALRLHDVMEGLRKEFRKEEKVL from the coding sequence ATGACACCACATAGCATTTCATCTCATTTCACCACGGCGCTGGCGCTGCTGAAGGATATCCTTCAGAGGCGCATCGCTGCGCATGTACACGGCACCGGTTTCGGTCTCGACGAGTTCGACGATGATGCGCGCTGGTCCGCCGTGGATACCTGCATCGGCGTGGCGGATTCGCTGGCGATGGAGGAGAAAATCATTCTTCTGCTCGCATTGGCACCGCAATTGCAGCCGGGTTTTTACGAACGTGTAATCGCGGAGGTGTTGCCTGAAGGAGGGGAATTCCCCGAATTCGGCGGTGTGAAAGGGCAGCAGCATCGCGCCATGCTGCCGACGGGCGAGACGGCGCTGTTCGTGCTCGCGGGCCTGGACATCGCGGGCCGCCTGCGCGCGCAGCGGCTCTTCAGCGACGACGCGGCGCTGGCGAAGCACGCGCTGCTGCAGCTCGAATACGTCAAGGAAGGCGAGCCCGCGATGAGTGGTCGCCTGCAGCCGGACGAGGACTGGCTGGAGAAAGTGCTCATCGGCTCGGACGCGTCGCCCGTCTACAGCGGCGAGTTTCCGGCCCGGCGCATCGGAACGAAGATGGAGTGGAGCGATCTGGTGCTGCATCCGCAGACCATGGAGCAGGTGGAGGATATACGACTCTGGACCGAACACGGCGCGAAGCTGCTGCGCGACGCGGTACTGGCGAAAAAAGTGAAACCCGGCTACCGCGTATTGTTTTACGGTCCGGCCGGCACGGGAAAGACCCTCACCGCCACCTTGCTCGGCAAGGAATACCAGCTGCCGGTGTACCGCATCGATCTCTCGCAGGTGGTGTCGAAGTACATCGGAGAAACGGAAAAACATATCGAATGGGTTTTTTCCCGCGCGGCACGGAAAAACTGGATCTTGTTCTTCGACGAAGCCGACGCCTTGTTCGGCAAGCGCACCACCGTGCAGAGCGCGCATGACAAATACGCCAATCAGGAGGTGGCCTATCTCCTTCAGCGCATCGAGGAATACGACGGTCTGCTTATCCTCGCGTCCAATTTCAAGAACAACATCGACGAAGCATTTTTGCGCCGCTTTCACTCCATCATCCATTTTCCCATGCCCGGCGCCTCCGAACGCCTCCGCATCTGGACCGGCAGCATCCCGGAGCTTCTGACGCCGGAGGAGAGCATCGACTGGTCCGCACTCGCCTCGCAGCATGAGATCTCCGGCGCCGGCATTGTCAACGTCATGCAATACGCGGCCCTTCGCGCCTTCGCCCGCGACGACAGCGCACTGCGCCTCCACGATGTGATGGAGGGGTTGCGGAAGGAATTCCGGAAGGAAGAGAAAGTGCTGTGA
- a CDS encoding helix-turn-helix domain-containing protein, translating to MKGVQMSILERFLQTVTRSEKREVEFKHTIALRIQSALEEKKWLQRDLADKMNLSEARISYILKGEANLTLRAIARLEEALDTELLYTEQRQPEATEAFLQHLLQPQRTMVWPVTTHIPTLAQPNEEEYRVPFSLLAQRARQTAGV from the coding sequence TTGAAAGGTGTACAAATGTCTATCCTAGAGCGCTTTCTGCAGACCGTTACGAGAAGTGAGAAGCGTGAGGTTGAGTTCAAGCATACGATAGCGCTGCGAATTCAGAGCGCGTTAGAGGAAAAGAAATGGTTGCAGCGGGATCTGGCGGACAAGATGAACCTGTCTGAGGCACGCATAAGCTACATACTCAAAGGTGAGGCGAATCTCACGCTACGAGCCATCGCCCGCCTTGAAGAAGCTTTGGATACGGAACTCCTGTATACTGAGCAGAGACAACCTGAAGCGACGGAAGCTTTTCTGCAACACCTGCTTCAACCGCAGCGCACCATGGTCTGGCCGGTGACGACACATATCCCAACGCTTGCGCAGCCGAATGAAGAGGAGTACCGTGTGCCATTTTCACTTTTGGCGCAACGCGCACGTCAAACGGCAGGAGTGTAA